Proteins co-encoded in one Megalops cyprinoides isolate fMegCyp1 chromosome 1, fMegCyp1.pri, whole genome shotgun sequence genomic window:
- the LOC118789942 gene encoding apoptosis facilitator Bcl-2-like protein 14, translating to MSSVAVHPLSIPHSRSPSPCSSLPLLETREETRLVLEAFLRQSLTVPLAQRPGRVGGAYKDHSKFSVGGRESRKRVEDGWDSLDEQISAAEEKKHGIKDLIKKRLRRHSTKTRSLKKDASKAESVHSHQKDGSLDVDSTPGQSKLEVAVCSSDEEGGKIEDKKKKKKKSPFSTLIRKLKAKKEEPENPDLEPKRPGSLPLRPEAEPEMTAVSPTHPPEFYEEVAETLVKIAQKQVPVKLSPVGPPTPTTESNEKEIVVNQLVQVLSMQGDAINNKIESDPFLRSSLARLSYPSFAKLLDTFANQTEAPVPAPASPTLSRVAVTMEVSRRVITATGTQRMRGFAEQYMQNFAPWVQRQGGWEKIVQLEDVSEYD from the exons ATGTCATCAGTGGCAGTTCACCCCCTGTCCATCCCTCACTCTCGTTCCCCCTCTCCTTGCTCCTCTTTACCTCTCCTTGAGACCAGAGAAGAAACTCGATTGGTGCTTGAAGCTTTCCTCCGCCAGTCTCTTACAGTCCCCCTAGCTCAACGCCCGGGCCGAGTCGGTGGGGCATACAAGGACCACAGCAAGTTCAG TGTGGGTGGGAGGGAAAGCCGGAAGAGGGTTGAGGATGGCTGGGACTCTCTGGATGAGCAGATCAGTGCagcagaggaaaagaaacatgGTATCAAGGATCTAATAAAAAAACGACTACGACGCCACTCCACCAAGACGCGATCTCTGAAGAAAGATGCTTCAAAGGCTGAAAGTGTTCATAGCCATCAGAAGGATGGCTCTCTTGATGTGGACAGCACACCAGGCCAATCAAAG CTGGAGGTTGCAGTATGCTCCTCTGATGAAGAGGGTGGGAAAATTGAagacaaaaagaagaagaagaagaagtccCCCTTTTCCACTCTCATCAGGAAATTAAAAGCCAAGAAGGAGGAGCCGGAGAATCCAGACCTGGAACCCAAGAGGCCAGGTTCTTTGCCATTAAGACCAGAGGCAGAGCCTGAGATGACAGCTGTTTCTCCCA CTCACCCTCCGGAGTTCTATGAGGAAGTGGCGGAGACCTTAGTTAAAATTGCTCAGAAACAGGTGCCAGTGAAGCTCTCCCCTGTTGGCCCACCTACCCCCACGACTGAAT CCAATGAGAAGGAGATAGTGGTCAATCAGTTGGTCCAGGTTTTATCAATGCAAGGGGATGCCATCAACAACAAG ATCGAGTCAGATCCCTTTCTGAGGTCCTCTTTGGCCCGTCTCTCCTACCCTTCCTTTGCCAAGTTGCTTGATACCTTTGCCAATCAGACGGAGGCTCCAGTCCCTGCTCCGGCCAGTCCCACTCTGTCCAGGGTTGCTGTGACAATGGAGGTGTCACGGCGTGTCATTACAgccacagggacacagaggatGCGTGGGTTCGCAGAACAGTACATGCAGAACTTTGCCCCCTGGGTGCAGCGCCAAGGCGGATGG